Proteins from a genomic interval of Microbacterium abyssi:
- a CDS encoding glycoside hydrolase family 3 N-terminal domain-containing protein: protein MSADIPAFPAASPRVSALLARMTLEEKAAQLVGYWLDQGGDVVAPMQNEMGRASGALAEITRDGIGHYTRVYGTRPVEPAERAAWLWEEQRRLKRETRLGIPALVHEECLTGLAAWKAATFPTPLAWGASFDPDLVAEMGALIGESMRDLGIHQGLAPVLDVVRDPRWGRVDECIGEDPYLVGTVGTAYVQGLQSSGVHATLKHFLGYSGSRSGRNHAPVSAGPREVADVFVPPFEMAIRDGGVKSVMNSYTEIDGVPVASDPALLTGLLREELGFDGVVVADYFAVAFLEAMHAVAADRGEAAQLALTAGIDVELPSGDAYLAPLVERVRFGMLDEAYLDRAVIRALRQKEELGLLEPDAFDGEPPQEIALDSPRHREVARRLAEESLVLLSNDGALPLRDRTSRIALIGPNADRAEALQGCYSFANHVLAHHPEHEIGFEIPTVREALAEVMPDAEILVARGCEVDDDDRAGIAEAVELAAGADVAIVVVGDQAGLFGRGTVGEGNDVESLELPGVQRELVERLVATGTPVVMVLLTGRPYAIGWALDGAQSDRPAGVLQAFFPGEEGGRAIAAVLTGAASPSGRLPVSLPRSAGAQPYSYLHPILGGPSDVTSTDPTPVRPFGFGLSYTEFSYDAFSADAETATHGRFTASVAVTNTGDREGTDVVQLYARDLVASVTRPVAQLLGYARVSLGAGESRRVSFDVPATRLAFTDRRGIKVVEPGDIEVWVASHAGASPQATQVDSATGGVISNSRARHRHEIPGTATRSATLTLTGAVHPVTGADPRLVEVAIG, encoded by the coding sequence ATGAGCGCGGACATCCCCGCCTTCCCCGCTGCGTCCCCTCGGGTGAGCGCGCTGCTGGCTCGCATGACACTCGAGGAGAAGGCTGCACAGCTCGTCGGCTACTGGCTCGATCAGGGCGGTGACGTCGTCGCCCCCATGCAGAACGAGATGGGGCGCGCCAGCGGAGCGCTCGCCGAGATCACCAGGGACGGCATCGGGCACTACACCCGCGTCTACGGCACCCGGCCGGTGGAGCCCGCCGAGCGGGCGGCCTGGCTGTGGGAGGAGCAGCGTCGGCTGAAGCGCGAGACCCGCCTCGGCATCCCGGCACTCGTCCACGAGGAGTGCCTCACCGGCCTCGCTGCGTGGAAGGCCGCCACGTTCCCCACACCGCTCGCGTGGGGCGCCTCGTTCGATCCGGATCTCGTCGCCGAGATGGGCGCGCTGATCGGCGAGTCTATGCGCGATCTCGGCATCCATCAGGGGCTCGCCCCCGTGCTCGACGTCGTGCGCGACCCGCGCTGGGGCCGCGTCGACGAGTGCATCGGGGAAGACCCGTACCTGGTCGGCACGGTGGGCACCGCCTATGTGCAGGGACTGCAGTCCAGTGGCGTGCACGCCACCCTGAAGCACTTCCTCGGGTACTCGGGCTCGCGCTCCGGTCGCAACCACGCGCCCGTCTCGGCGGGCCCGCGAGAGGTCGCCGACGTGTTCGTGCCGCCGTTCGAGATGGCGATCCGCGACGGCGGCGTGAAGAGCGTCATGAACAGCTACACCGAGATCGACGGCGTGCCGGTGGCATCCGACCCCGCTCTCCTGACCGGTCTGCTGCGCGAGGAGCTCGGCTTCGACGGGGTGGTCGTCGCCGACTACTTCGCCGTCGCGTTCCTCGAGGCGATGCATGCGGTCGCCGCCGACCGCGGTGAAGCGGCGCAACTGGCGCTGACGGCCGGCATCGACGTCGAGCTGCCCTCCGGCGATGCGTATCTCGCACCACTCGTGGAGCGCGTGCGATTCGGGATGCTGGATGAGGCGTACCTGGACCGTGCCGTGATCCGCGCTCTCCGTCAGAAGGAGGAGCTCGGTCTGCTCGAACCGGACGCCTTCGATGGGGAGCCGCCGCAGGAGATCGCCCTCGACAGCCCGCGCCACCGGGAGGTCGCTCGGCGCCTGGCCGAGGAGTCGCTCGTGCTGCTCTCCAACGACGGCGCGCTGCCGTTGCGCGACCGGACGAGCCGGATCGCCCTCATCGGACCGAACGCCGATCGCGCCGAGGCGCTGCAGGGCTGTTATTCCTTTGCCAACCACGTGCTGGCGCACCATCCCGAGCACGAGATCGGCTTCGAGATCCCCACGGTGCGCGAGGCGCTCGCCGAGGTCATGCCGGATGCAGAGATCCTCGTCGCGCGCGGGTGCGAGGTGGACGACGACGACCGTGCGGGCATCGCCGAGGCCGTGGAGCTGGCGGCCGGTGCCGACGTCGCGATCGTCGTGGTCGGCGATCAGGCCGGCCTTTTCGGCCGCGGAACCGTCGGCGAGGGGAACGACGTCGAATCGCTCGAGCTGCCCGGCGTGCAGCGCGAGCTCGTCGAACGTCTCGTCGCCACCGGAACGCCGGTCGTGATGGTCTTGCTCACCGGGCGGCCGTACGCGATCGGGTGGGCGCTGGACGGTGCCCAGTCCGACCGGCCGGCGGGCGTGCTGCAGGCGTTCTTCCCGGGTGAGGAGGGCGGGCGTGCGATCGCCGCAGTGCTGACGGGGGCGGCGTCACCGTCCGGTCGGCTGCCGGTCAGCCTGCCGCGGTCGGCCGGCGCGCAGCCCTACAGCTACCTGCATCCGATCCTGGGCGGCCCGTCGGACGTGACCTCCACCGACCCGACCCCCGTGCGCCCTTTCGGCTTCGGGCTGTCGTACACCGAGTTCTCGTACGACGCGTTCTCAGCGGACGCCGAGACCGCCACGCACGGGCGGTTCACCGCGTCGGTCGCAGTGACAAACACCGGCGACCGCGAGGGGACCGATGTCGTGCAGCTGTACGCCCGCGACCTCGTCGCCTCCGTCACGCGTCCGGTGGCGCAGCTGCTGGGCTACGCGCGCGTCTCGCTCGGCGCAGGGGAGTCCCGCCGGGTCAGCTTCGACGTCCCCGCCACGCGCCTGGCGTTCACGGATCGCCGCGGAATCAAGGTCGTCGAGCCCGGCGACATCGAGGTGTGGGTCGCGTCGCACGCCGGTGCATCGCCTCAGGCGACGCAGGTCGATTCCGCCACCGGCGGCGTCATCTCGAACAGCCGGGCGCGTCACCGTCACGAGATCCCGGGCACGGCGACGCGGAGCGCGACGCTGACCCTCACCGGCGCCGTGCACCCGGTGACCGGTGCCGACCCGAGGCTGGTCGAGGTCGCGATCGGATGA
- a CDS encoding carbohydrate ABC transporter permease, giving the protein MTTDSLSTTALVQPVGSGGRRRSPKVRWGSPGVYLIAVVLITICITPVLYIIVGGFRTNSQITLDPSGWPDPWELANYGSVLVSSEFWTAMVNSTIAAVGTTLGAVLLGVMASYVIARYDFGGRSVMYSLFAAGLMFPITVAITPLYLLIRNLGLVNSLAGIILPQIAFALPTTIIILVPFLRAIPKELEEAAAIDGASRLGFFWRMVIPLSLPGVITVGILAFVGSWNGYMLPLFILGDPGLFTLPLGVQNFASQYSVDTARVLAYTSLSMLPALLFFSLFERRIVGGLTGAVKG; this is encoded by the coding sequence GTGACGACCGACAGTCTCAGCACCACGGCGCTCGTCCAGCCGGTGGGCTCCGGCGGCCGCCGGAGGTCGCCGAAGGTGCGCTGGGGGAGCCCTGGCGTCTATCTCATCGCGGTCGTGCTGATCACGATCTGCATCACCCCCGTGCTGTACATCATCGTCGGCGGGTTCCGCACCAACTCCCAGATCACGCTCGACCCGTCCGGCTGGCCGGACCCGTGGGAGCTGGCCAACTACGGCAGCGTGCTGGTGAGCTCGGAGTTCTGGACCGCGATGGTCAACTCCACGATCGCCGCCGTCGGCACGACCCTCGGGGCCGTGCTGCTGGGCGTCATGGCGAGCTACGTGATCGCGCGCTACGACTTCGGCGGACGCTCGGTGATGTACTCGCTGTTCGCGGCAGGCCTGATGTTCCCCATCACGGTCGCGATCACACCGCTGTACCTGCTGATCCGCAATCTCGGGCTGGTCAACAGCCTGGCGGGCATCATCCTGCCGCAGATCGCGTTCGCGCTGCCGACGACGATCATCATCCTCGTACCGTTCCTGAGGGCCATCCCGAAGGAGCTCGAAGAGGCCGCGGCCATCGACGGCGCCTCCCGTCTCGGATTCTTCTGGCGGATGGTGATCCCGCTGAGCCTTCCGGGGGTCATCACCGTCGGCATCCTGGCCTTCGTCGGCTCGTGGAACGGGTACATGCTGCCGCTGTTCATCCTCGGCGACCCAGGGCTGTTCACACTGCCGCTGGGCGTGCAGAACTTCGCATCGCAGTACTCGGTCGACACGGCGCGCGTGCTCGCGTACACGTCGCTGTCGATGCTGCCGGCGCTGCTGTTCTTCAGCCTGTTCGAACGTCGGATCGTCGGTGGGCTCACCGGCGCAGTGAAGGGCTGA
- a CDS encoding carbohydrate ABC transporter permease, with amino-acid sequence MADAVPESTVSTGAGVTPAPVRRRRRPDWRKRGEIVLLSGPALLVFVGFVIFPVMMAAFYGFFKWNGFGWPTDFVGLDNYILMWRDETFRDAVLHNFTIVVLSLVMQGPVAILFALLLNQKIRGRSLIRVLIFMPYVISEVIVGTGWSLMMQDAGALNSLLEKWGLGALQQSWLADPSIAMWTLMVIITWKYIGFAVILMLAGMQSIPEELYEAAAIDGAGFWKIQWNITLPLLGPTIRIWAFLSIIGSLQLFDLVNIVWGQYIAATAGTSTMATYMYQNGHLAGNYGYGNAVAVMLFLISLVIALVYQRFVLRRDTEGAVTGASGRKRK; translated from the coding sequence ATGGCGGATGCCGTGCCTGAGAGCACCGTAAGCACCGGGGCCGGCGTGACGCCGGCCCCGGTGCGCCGGCGCAGGCGCCCCGACTGGCGCAAGCGCGGCGAGATCGTGCTGCTCTCTGGTCCCGCGCTGCTCGTCTTCGTCGGCTTCGTCATCTTCCCGGTGATGATGGCGGCGTTCTACGGCTTCTTCAAATGGAACGGCTTCGGATGGCCGACCGACTTCGTGGGGCTCGACAACTACATCCTGATGTGGCGCGACGAGACCTTCCGGGACGCCGTGCTGCACAACTTCACGATCGTGGTGCTCTCGCTGGTCATGCAGGGCCCGGTCGCGATCCTGTTCGCGCTGCTGCTGAACCAGAAGATCCGCGGCCGTTCGCTGATCCGCGTGCTGATCTTCATGCCGTACGTGATCTCGGAGGTCATCGTCGGCACCGGGTGGAGCCTGATGATGCAGGATGCCGGAGCGCTGAACTCCCTGCTGGAGAAGTGGGGCCTCGGCGCGTTGCAGCAATCCTGGCTGGCGGATCCGTCCATCGCGATGTGGACGCTGATGGTGATCATCACCTGGAAGTACATCGGCTTCGCCGTCATCCTCATGCTCGCGGGCATGCAGTCGATCCCGGAGGAGCTCTACGAGGCCGCCGCGATCGACGGCGCCGGGTTCTGGAAGATCCAGTGGAACATCACGCTGCCATTGCTGGGCCCGACCATACGGATCTGGGCGTTCCTGTCGATCATCGGATCGCTGCAGCTGTTCGACCTGGTGAACATCGTCTGGGGCCAGTACATCGCCGCCACGGCCGGCACCTCGACGATGGCCACGTACATGTATCAGAACGGGCATCTCGCGGGGAACTACGGCTACGGCAACGCGGTCGCCGTGATGCTGTTCCTCATCTCCCTGGTCATCGCTCTCGTGTACCAGCGCTTCGTGCTGCGACGCGACACCGAGGGCGCCGTGACAGGGGCAAGCGGAAGGAAGCGCAAGTGA
- a CDS encoding ABC transporter substrate-binding protein, translating to MKTRNARAAAAAVAALMALGLTACSGGSGDTGENGEVTLTMWHNSTTGPGKQYWEDAAAAFSEENSDVTINVTSIQNEDMDGKLQTAVNSGDMPDIFMARGGGKLADIVSAGKVKDLTGLIDEEVKSAFGEAPFSAFTVDGKIYGMPSAVLPGGIFYSKDLFEQAGITEEPATLDELGAAVDKLKAAGIAPIALGAKDAWPAAHWYYFFALRACDQDIISSLATDPDFSDGCWLTAAENLADFVEIEPFNEGFLTTSAQEGANSSAGLVANHKAAMELMGAWNVGVIASLTPDQQPLADLGWFPFPEVDGGDGAPGAMMGGVDGYSCSADSPEACEQFLNFVSSKEWQEKYAEAFQTIPASQDATGAVTDPSLVPLMEAYSQAPYVALWLDTALGQNVGNALNTGVVEMLAGQGDPEKLVSNITDAAARG from the coding sequence ATGAAGACGCGCAACGCACGAGCTGCTGCCGCAGCCGTCGCCGCCCTGATGGCGCTGGGGCTCACCGCCTGCTCCGGCGGGTCAGGCGACACCGGCGAGAACGGAGAGGTCACGCTGACGATGTGGCACAACTCCACCACCGGCCCCGGCAAGCAGTACTGGGAGGATGCGGCGGCCGCTTTCAGCGAAGAGAACTCGGACGTGACCATCAACGTCACGTCGATACAGAACGAGGATATGGACGGCAAGTTGCAGACGGCCGTCAACTCGGGGGATATGCCGGACATCTTCATGGCGCGCGGCGGTGGGAAGCTCGCCGACATCGTCAGCGCCGGCAAGGTGAAGGACCTCACCGGACTGATCGACGAAGAGGTCAAGTCGGCGTTCGGCGAGGCGCCGTTCAGCGCGTTCACCGTCGACGGCAAGATCTACGGGATGCCCAGCGCCGTGCTCCCCGGCGGGATCTTCTACAGCAAGGACCTGTTCGAGCAGGCCGGCATCACCGAGGAGCCGGCGACGCTGGACGAGCTCGGTGCGGCGGTCGACAAGCTCAAGGCGGCCGGCATCGCGCCGATCGCGCTGGGTGCCAAGGACGCGTGGCCTGCCGCGCACTGGTACTACTTCTTCGCATTGCGCGCTTGCGACCAGGACATCATCTCGAGCCTCGCCACCGACCCCGACTTCAGCGACGGATGCTGGCTCACCGCAGCCGAGAACCTCGCCGACTTCGTCGAGATCGAGCCGTTCAACGAGGGATTCCTCACGACCTCCGCGCAGGAGGGCGCCAACTCGTCCGCGGGTCTCGTCGCCAACCACAAGGCCGCCATGGAGCTCATGGGCGCGTGGAACGTCGGCGTGATCGCCAGCCTCACTCCCGATCAGCAGCCACTGGCCGATCTCGGCTGGTTCCCGTTCCCCGAGGTCGACGGCGGTGACGGCGCGCCCGGCGCGATGATGGGCGGCGTCGACGGGTACTCCTGCTCGGCGGACTCCCCGGAGGCCTGCGAGCAGTTCCTCAACTTCGTGTCCTCGAAGGAGTGGCAGGAGAAGTACGCCGAGGCATTCCAGACGATCCCCGCATCGCAGGACGCGACCGGCGCGGTCACCGACCCGTCGCTCGTGCCGCTGATGGAGGCGTACAGCCAGGCTCCCTACGTCGCACTCTGGCTCGACACCGCGCTCGGACAGAACGTCGGCAACGCCCTGAACACGGGCGTCGTCGAGATGCTCGCCGGTCAGGGCGACCCCGAGAAGCTCGTGTCGAACATCACCGACGCCGCCGCAAGGGGCTGA
- a CDS encoding LacI family DNA-binding transcriptional regulator has protein sequence MNRRTTINDVARAAGVSVATVSKAINGRYGVSPATLSHVMTVVEDLGYESSLVATSMRRRSTNVIGVLVAEFEPFALQLLRGVSAALEDTDYDVLAYAGSVSAGEHLGWERRSLSRLGGTLIDGAILVTPTTTRAETSVPIVAVDPHVGADGPATIGVANVEGARAATDHLISLGHRRIAHLRGRTDLESAQERERGYRAALAAAGIPFDPALVADGGYRAADSTAGAHAILDLPDTPTAVFAANDLSAIEMMRVAAERGLRVPADLSVVGFDDILDAASHSPQLTTVRQPLPEMGTAAVRMLLDVLKGHDPEPVRMPTTLIVRESTAAPRR, from the coding sequence ATGAACCGCCGGACCACCATCAACGATGTCGCTCGCGCCGCCGGAGTGTCGGTCGCCACGGTGTCGAAGGCCATCAACGGCCGCTACGGCGTTTCACCGGCGACGCTCTCGCACGTCATGACCGTCGTCGAGGATCTCGGATACGAGAGCTCGCTCGTGGCCACCTCGATGCGTCGGCGCAGCACGAATGTCATCGGCGTCCTCGTCGCAGAGTTCGAGCCGTTCGCGCTGCAGCTCCTGCGCGGCGTGTCCGCGGCACTCGAGGACACCGACTACGACGTCCTGGCATATGCGGGGAGCGTGTCGGCCGGCGAGCACCTGGGATGGGAGCGGCGGTCGCTCTCACGATTGGGCGGCACGCTCATCGACGGCGCCATCCTCGTCACGCCCACCACCACCCGCGCCGAGACCTCGGTGCCGATCGTCGCCGTCGACCCCCACGTCGGAGCGGACGGTCCGGCCACGATCGGCGTCGCGAACGTCGAGGGGGCAAGAGCCGCGACCGACCATCTCATCTCGCTCGGCCACCGCCGGATCGCGCATCTGCGCGGACGCACCGACCTCGAGTCGGCCCAGGAGCGCGAACGGGGATACCGAGCGGCTCTCGCCGCCGCCGGCATCCCGTTCGATCCTGCGCTCGTCGCCGACGGCGGCTATCGCGCGGCCGACTCGACCGCGGGCGCGCACGCGATCCTCGACCTGCCCGATACCCCCACCGCGGTGTTCGCGGCGAACGACCTCTCCGCGATCGAGATGATGCGCGTCGCGGCAGAGCGCGGACTGCGCGTGCCGGCGGACCTCTCGGTCGTCGGCTTCGACGACATCCTCGACGCCGCCTCGCACTCACCGCAGCTCACCACCGTTCGCCAGCCGCTCCCCGAGATGGGGACGGCCGCCGTGCGGATGCTGCTCGACGTCCTCAAGGGCCACGATCCCGAACCGGTGCGGATGCCGACCACGCTGATCGTACGAGAGTCCACGGCCGCCCCGCGGCGGTGA
- the xylA gene encoding xylose isomerase encodes MPTPTRDDKFSFGLWTIGYNGTDPFGGPTRPAMDVVHAVEKLAELGAYGLTFHDDDLFAFGSSDAERQNQIDRLKGALADTGLIVPMVTTNLFSAPVFKDGGFTSNDRDVRRYALRKVFRQLDLGAELGAKTFVMWGGREGAEYDSAKDIRAALERYREAVNLLGDYVTDKGYDIRFAIEPKPNEPRGDILLPTLGHAIAFIDSLERPELVGLNPEVGHEQMAGLNFAAGIAQALYHGKLFHIDLNGQRGIKYDQDLVFGHGDLHNAFALVDLLENGGPGGVPAYEGPRHFDYKPSRTEDEKGVWDSASANMRTYLLLKERAAAFRADPEVQEALAAAKVDELSTPTLNPGESYDDFLADRSAFEDFDTDAYLGGKGFGFVRLQQLATEHLLGAR; translated from the coding sequence ATGCCCACCCCCACCCGCGATGACAAATTCTCCTTCGGTCTCTGGACGATCGGGTACAACGGCACCGATCCGTTCGGCGGCCCGACCCGCCCCGCCATGGACGTCGTGCACGCCGTCGAGAAGCTCGCCGAGCTCGGCGCGTACGGCCTGACCTTCCACGACGACGACCTGTTCGCATTCGGATCCAGCGACGCCGAGCGCCAGAACCAGATCGACCGTCTGAAGGGCGCTCTCGCCGACACCGGCCTGATCGTCCCGATGGTGACCACCAACCTGTTCAGCGCCCCTGTCTTCAAGGACGGCGGCTTCACCTCGAACGACCGCGACGTGCGCCGCTACGCCCTGCGCAAGGTCTTCCGTCAGCTCGACCTCGGCGCCGAGCTCGGCGCGAAGACGTTCGTGATGTGGGGCGGCCGCGAGGGCGCCGAGTACGACTCCGCCAAGGACATCCGGGCCGCGCTCGAGCGCTACCGCGAGGCCGTGAACCTGCTCGGCGACTACGTCACCGACAAGGGCTACGACATCCGCTTCGCCATCGAGCCGAAGCCCAATGAGCCCCGCGGCGACATCCTGCTGCCGACGCTCGGTCACGCGATCGCCTTCATCGACTCGCTCGAGCGCCCCGAGCTCGTGGGCCTGAACCCCGAGGTCGGCCACGAGCAGATGGCGGGGCTCAACTTCGCCGCCGGCATCGCCCAGGCGCTGTACCACGGCAAGCTCTTCCACATCGACCTCAACGGCCAGCGCGGCATCAAGTACGACCAGGACCTCGTCTTCGGGCACGGCGACCTGCACAACGCCTTCGCCCTTGTCGACCTGCTCGAGAACGGCGGCCCCGGCGGCGTACCCGCCTACGAGGGTCCGCGTCACTTCGACTACAAGCCCAGCCGCACGGAGGACGAGAAGGGCGTGTGGGACTCTGCGAGCGCGAACATGCGCACCTACCTGCTGCTCAAGGAGCGGGCCGCGGCATTCCGCGCCGACCCCGAGGTGCAGGAGGCGCTGGCCGCCGCCAAGGTGGACGAGCTGTCGACCCCGACCCTGAACCCCGGCGAGTCGTACGACGACTTCCTCGCCGACCGCAGCGCGTTCGAGGACTTCGACACCGACGCGTACCTCGGCGGCAAGGGCTTCGGCTTCGTCCGCCTGCAGCAGCTCGCCACCGAGCACCTGCTCGGCGCACGCTGA
- the xylB gene encoding xylulokinase yields MPLVLGVDSSTQSCKVVVVDTASGAVVRTGRAAHPEGTSVDPEAWWDALNLAIADAGGLDDIAAWAIGGQQHGMVALDAEGRVIRDALLWNDTRSADAAAELVVEFGADQLAARTGLVPVASFTITKLRWLRDNEPDNAARVAAVALPHDWLTWRLRGFGPANPVLEELVTDRSDASGTGYWNPISGEYDRELLIAALGHDAVLPRVLGSDDHVLDGDGRRVGGGAGDNAGAALGLGAAPGDVVVSIGTSGTVFAVNSRPVTDPSGTVAGFADASDNFLPLVATLNAARVLETTASLLGVSLAELSALALQAAPGAGGLTLVPYFEGERTPNLPDATAELTGMTLSSATRPNLARAAVEGMLRGLGAGLDALRALGIPLERALLIGGGAQSEAVQRIAPEVLGIPVEVPEPAEYVALGAARQAAGVLS; encoded by the coding sequence GTGCCGCTCGTCCTCGGGGTCGACAGCTCGACCCAGTCCTGCAAGGTCGTCGTGGTGGACACCGCGTCCGGCGCCGTCGTGCGCACGGGTCGCGCCGCGCACCCCGAGGGCACGTCGGTCGACCCCGAGGCGTGGTGGGACGCGCTGAACCTGGCGATCGCGGATGCCGGCGGACTCGATGACATCGCCGCATGGGCGATCGGCGGGCAGCAGCACGGCATGGTCGCGCTCGACGCGGAAGGTCGCGTCATCCGCGATGCGCTGCTGTGGAACGACACCCGATCGGCGGATGCCGCGGCGGAGCTCGTCGTCGAGTTCGGAGCCGACCAGCTCGCCGCGCGCACCGGGCTCGTGCCGGTGGCATCCTTCACGATCACCAAGCTGCGCTGGCTGCGCGACAACGAGCCGGACAACGCCGCCCGCGTCGCGGCGGTCGCCCTCCCCCACGACTGGCTGACCTGGCGGCTCCGCGGCTTCGGACCGGCGAACCCCGTGCTCGAGGAGCTCGTCACCGACCGCTCGGACGCGTCGGGCACCGGCTACTGGAATCCGATCAGCGGGGAGTACGACCGCGAGCTGCTGATCGCGGCACTCGGTCACGATGCGGTGCTTCCGCGTGTGCTCGGATCGGACGACCACGTGCTCGACGGCGACGGCCGACGCGTCGGCGGAGGCGCCGGCGACAACGCCGGAGCCGCCCTCGGCCTCGGCGCAGCGCCCGGCGACGTCGTCGTCTCGATCGGCACCTCCGGCACCGTGTTCGCCGTGAACAGCCGCCCCGTGACCGATCCATCGGGCACCGTTGCGGGCTTCGCGGACGCGAGCGACAACTTCCTCCCCCTGGTCGCGACGCTCAACGCCGCCCGCGTGCTGGAGACGACGGCATCCCTGCTCGGCGTCTCGCTCGCCGAGCTGAGCGCCCTCGCTCTGCAGGCCGCGCCAGGTGCCGGCGGGCTCACGCTCGTCCCCTATTTCGAGGGCGAGCGCACCCCGAACCTGCCGGATGCCACGGCCGAGCTGACCGGCATGACCCTGTCGTCGGCTACCCGCCCGAACCTCGCTCGTGCCGCCGTCGAGGGGATGCTGCGCGGCCTGGGCGCCGGCCTCGACGCCCTGCGCGCGCTCGGGATCCCGCTGGAGCGGGCCCTGCTGATCGGCGGCGGCGCGCAGTCGGAGGCCGTGCAGCGGATCGCCCCCGAAGTGCTGGGCATCCCCGTCGAGGTGCCGGAGCCGGCCGAGTACGTGGCGCTCGGCGCAGCTCGGCAGGCAGCGGGCGTTCTGTCCTGA
- a CDS encoding D-arabinono-1,4-lactone oxidase — MRENWAGNLTYRAAEFAEPASVDELRDLVVARPAVRILGTRHCFNDIADTDGTQISLAGLPPVIEVNETRDAVRVSGALRYGDLAPVLEDQGLALANLASLPHISIAGAIATGTHGSGDRTGSLASAVRALTVLTANGEIRQLARGDADFDGAVVSLGALGAVLDVTLDVQPTAQYAQHVFEQPRWDDVLDDLDAVTSAGTSVSIFSTWQRTDAADQIWVKQAQPDGASESRAAMAARLQAVAATRPRHPILSAPAEASTEQGGVPGPWFLRLPHFRMDFTPSAGAELQSEYLVPRADAVAAIAAVRSMAGRIAPLLLVNEIRTVQADDLWLSSSYRTDAVGLHFTWKPDESAVRALLPDLEAVLPASARPHWGKVFTLPGEEVRARYPRWNDFAALRERFDPERKFTNDYLTRLGL; from the coding sequence ATGCGTGAGAACTGGGCGGGCAACCTGACCTATCGGGCGGCGGAGTTCGCCGAGCCGGCATCCGTCGACGAGCTCCGGGACCTGGTCGTCGCGCGCCCCGCAGTCCGCATCCTCGGGACGCGGCACTGCTTCAACGACATCGCCGACACCGACGGCACCCAGATCAGCCTCGCCGGCCTGCCGCCGGTCATCGAGGTGAACGAGACGCGGGATGCCGTGCGGGTCTCCGGCGCGCTGCGCTACGGCGACCTCGCCCCCGTCCTGGAAGACCAGGGGCTCGCGCTGGCGAACCTCGCCTCCCTGCCGCACATCTCCATTGCTGGCGCCATCGCGACCGGGACGCACGGGTCGGGGGACCGCACGGGGTCGCTGGCGAGCGCCGTGCGAGCGCTCACCGTCCTCACAGCGAACGGCGAGATCCGGCAGCTCGCTCGCGGCGATGCGGACTTCGACGGCGCCGTGGTCTCGCTCGGCGCCCTCGGCGCCGTGCTCGACGTGACGCTGGACGTGCAGCCGACGGCGCAGTACGCGCAGCACGTGTTCGAGCAGCCTCGCTGGGATGACGTCCTCGACGATCTGGACGCAGTCACGAGCGCTGGAACCAGCGTGAGCATCTTCTCCACCTGGCAGCGCACGGACGCGGCGGATCAGATCTGGGTCAAGCAGGCTCAGCCCGACGGCGCGTCGGAGTCCAGGGCCGCCATGGCCGCGCGCCTGCAGGCCGTGGCGGCCACCCGCCCGCGGCATCCGATCCTGTCGGCGCCCGCCGAGGCCAGCACCGAACAGGGCGGTGTGCCGGGCCCATGGTTTCTGCGGCTGCCGCACTTCCGGATGGACTTCACGCCGTCGGCGGGGGCGGAGCTGCAGAGCGAGTATCTGGTTCCGCGTGCCGATGCCGTCGCCGCGATCGCGGCCGTGCGATCCATGGCCGGCCGCATCGCCCCGCTGCTGCTCGTGAACGAGATCCGCACGGTGCAGGCGGACGATCTCTGGCTGAGCTCGTCCTACCGGACGGATGCCGTCGGACTGCACTTCACGTGGAAGCCCGACGAGTCGGCCGTGCGAGCGCTGCTGCCCGATCTCGAGGCCGTACTGCCCGCTTCCGCGCGGCCGCACTGGGGAAAGGTCTTCACCCTTCCGGGCGAGGAGGTGCGAGCCCGCTACCCCCGCTGGAACGACTTCGCGGCGCTTCGGGAACGGTTCGATCCGGAGCGGAAGTTCACCAACGACTACCTCACGCGGCTCGGACTCTAA